A stretch of Spirosoma oryzicola DNA encodes these proteins:
- a CDS encoding bifunctional aldolase/short-chain dehydrogenase, producing MSTTTKSFQHVSYLWDEAKAAELAGDEVGLLIYRSNLLGADLRLTNYGGGNTSCKATAKDPLTGQDTEVMWVKGSGGDLGTLKRSGLAALYVDRLRSLKTIYRGLEFEDEMVELFNHCIFDLSSKAPSIDTPLHGFLPFKHIDHLHPDAAIAIAAAKDGKQIVQDLFGGTLGWVDWQRPGFDLGLKLEACVQANPGIQGIFLGSHGLFTWGDTAYESYVNTLEVIERCAEYLEENYGKKGPIFGGTKLESVEKDDRLKQAAALAPILRGFCSNQQPMVGHFTDDDRVLQFINSADLDRLAPMGTSCPDHFLRTKISPLVLELAPNDDLSDAQAVKAKLTPAFEAYRAMYEDYYNTCKHPNSPAIRDKNPVVILYPGVGMFTFAKDKQTARVAAEFYINAINVMRGAEAISEYTSLPRQEAFNIEYWLLEEAKLQRMPKPKPLTGRIALVTGSAGGIGKAIAKRFQAEGAVVVINDNDADRLKGADDEFNQQYGKDAYASALLDVTDGASIRKAYDVAALAFGGVDIVVNCAGLSISKPIEEHTEKDWDLLYDVLVKGQFLVTQQGVEIMRKQAIGGDVLNIVSKNALVSGPNNAGYGSAKAAQLHLSRLNAAELGKDHIRVNVINPDAVISDSKIWAGAWAEGRAKAYGVTVEELPAYYAKRTLLNEIILPDDIANACFAFVGGLLNKSTGNVLNVDGGVAMAFVR from the coding sequence ATGTCAACCACGACAAAATCATTTCAGCACGTCAGTTATTTATGGGATGAAGCCAAAGCGGCAGAACTGGCTGGCGACGAGGTAGGGCTGTTAATTTACCGGTCTAACCTGCTCGGGGCCGATCTGCGCCTGACCAACTACGGGGGCGGCAATACGTCCTGCAAAGCGACGGCTAAAGATCCGCTAACGGGTCAGGACACCGAAGTTATGTGGGTAAAAGGGTCCGGTGGTGACTTGGGTACGCTAAAACGCAGCGGACTGGCGGCTTTGTACGTAGACCGTCTGCGGAGCCTTAAAACCATTTACCGGGGGCTCGAATTCGAGGATGAAATGGTCGAGCTGTTCAACCACTGCATTTTCGATCTGTCGTCAAAAGCGCCGTCTATCGATACCCCCCTGCACGGTTTTCTGCCGTTCAAGCACATCGACCACCTCCACCCCGACGCAGCCATTGCCATCGCAGCAGCCAAGGACGGCAAACAGATTGTGCAGGATTTATTCGGTGGTACACTCGGCTGGGTAGACTGGCAACGTCCCGGCTTTGATCTGGGTCTGAAACTGGAAGCGTGCGTTCAGGCCAATCCGGGCATCCAGGGTATTTTCCTCGGTTCGCACGGTTTGTTTACCTGGGGCGACACGGCGTACGAAAGCTACGTTAACACGCTGGAAGTCATTGAACGGTGCGCCGAATACCTCGAAGAAAACTACGGCAAAAAAGGGCCTATTTTCGGGGGTACGAAATTGGAATCCGTCGAAAAAGACGACCGGTTGAAACAGGCTGCGGCACTGGCTCCCATCCTGCGCGGGTTCTGCTCGAATCAGCAACCGATGGTCGGCCACTTTACCGACGACGACCGCGTTTTGCAATTTATCAACTCGGCGGATCTTGACCGGCTGGCTCCGATGGGTACCTCCTGCCCCGACCACTTTCTGCGCACAAAAATTAGTCCGCTCGTGCTGGAACTGGCTCCCAACGACGACTTGTCCGACGCGCAGGCTGTCAAAGCGAAACTAACCCCGGCGTTTGAGGCCTACCGGGCCATGTACGAGGATTATTACAACACCTGCAAGCATCCCAACAGCCCAGCCATTCGCGACAAAAATCCGGTGGTCATTCTGTATCCGGGGGTGGGTATGTTCACCTTCGCCAAAGACAAGCAGACCGCCCGCGTAGCCGCCGAATTTTACATCAACGCCATCAACGTAATGCGCGGGGCCGAGGCCATTTCGGAATACACATCGCTACCTCGTCAGGAAGCGTTTAACATCGAGTACTGGCTTTTGGAAGAAGCCAAGCTGCAACGGATGCCGAAACCCAAGCCGCTGACGGGCCGGATTGCCTTGGTTACGGGCAGTGCGGGTGGTATCGGTAAAGCAATCGCCAAACGGTTTCAGGCCGAAGGGGCCGTGGTGGTCATCAACGACAACGACGCCGACCGGCTGAAAGGAGCCGATGACGAATTCAACCAGCAGTACGGCAAGGACGCTTACGCATCGGCGCTCCTCGACGTTACGGATGGCGCAAGCATTCGGAAAGCCTACGATGTGGCGGCACTGGCATTCGGTGGTGTAGACATTGTGGTCAACTGCGCCGGTCTGTCGATTTCCAAACCCATTGAAGAGCATACCGAGAAAGACTGGGACTTGCTGTACGATGTACTCGTAAAAGGCCAGTTTCTGGTAACCCAGCAAGGAGTCGAGATCATGCGCAAACAAGCGATTGGGGGCGACGTACTGAACATCGTCAGCAAGAACGCCCTGGTGTCGGGTCCCAACAACGCGGGCTACGGATCGGCCAAAGCCGCGCAACTGCACCTGAGCCGACTGAATGCCGCCGAACTGGGCAAAGACCACATCCGGGTGAACGTGATCAACCCCGACGCGGTCATTTCCGATAGTAAAATCTGGGCGGGAGCCTGGGCCGAAGGTCGCGCCAAAGCCTACGGCGTAACGGTCGAGGAATTGCCTGCCTACTACGCCAAACGTACCCTCTTGAACGAGATCATTTTGCCCGACGACATTGCCAATGCGTGCTTTGCCTTTGTCGGTGGCCTGCTGAACAAATCGACGGGTAACGTACTGAACGTTGACGGTGGCGTAGCAATGGCTTTTGTTCGATAA
- a CDS encoding YihY/virulence factor BrkB family protein, with translation MEKDTNKKFFANIVPILKDSFNGFLDDRCLKLSAALAYYTVFSLAPLLVLIISLISVFLGQEAIQGEIFSQLNGLVGNEAAKQIQDMIKSVELSGKTNTALAIGIVTLLLGATSIFVEIQDSVNMIWRVKAKPKRGWLKLVKDRLLSSSLIISLGFLLLVSLIVNGLVLALSGFLTRYIPGLGVFLISAINLAISTGVVAVLFGVIFKVLPDAKIAWKDVRWGAFFTALLFMLGRYLIGLYIETTSTSSAYGAAGSLIVILTWIYYTAAILYFGAEFTQAYANHVGIRIEPADYAVYVEQTERERTDVKSIPVEQKAASSR, from the coding sequence ATGGAAAAGGACACAAACAAAAAATTCTTTGCCAACATTGTCCCGATACTCAAGGACTCTTTTAACGGCTTTTTGGATGATCGCTGCCTGAAACTAAGCGCAGCTCTTGCCTACTATACGGTGTTTTCGCTGGCCCCGCTGCTGGTGTTGATTATTTCGCTGATCAGCGTTTTTCTCGGCCAGGAAGCTATTCAGGGGGAAATTTTTTCGCAACTCAACGGACTGGTGGGCAACGAAGCGGCCAAACAGATTCAGGATATGATCAAGAGTGTAGAGCTATCAGGCAAAACGAACACGGCCTTGGCTATCGGGATTGTCACATTGTTACTGGGTGCCACCAGTATTTTCGTAGAAATTCAAGATTCCGTCAATATGATCTGGCGGGTTAAGGCGAAACCAAAACGCGGCTGGTTAAAACTCGTCAAGGATCGTCTGCTTTCGTCGTCGTTAATCATCAGCTTGGGCTTCCTGCTCCTGGTATCGTTGATTGTCAACGGTCTTGTACTGGCCTTGAGTGGTTTCCTTACTCGCTACATTCCAGGTCTTGGCGTTTTCCTGATCAGTGCGATTAACCTGGCTATTAGCACCGGGGTCGTCGCAGTGCTCTTCGGCGTTATTTTCAAAGTATTACCCGACGCCAAAATTGCCTGGAAAGACGTGCGCTGGGGTGCGTTCTTTACGGCTTTGCTGTTCATGCTGGGTCGCTACCTCATCGGTCTGTACATCGAAACGACTAGTACTAGTTCGGCTTACGGAGCTGCCGGTTCGCTCATTGTTATCCTGACCTGGATCTACTACACGGCAGCCATCCTGTACTTTGGCGCGGAATTCACGCAGGCCTACGCAAACCACGTCGGCATTCGGATCGAACCGGCAGACTATGCCGTGTACGTCGAGCAAACCGAACGGGAACGCACCGACGTTAAAAGTATTCCCGTTGAGCAGAAAGCGGCTTCAAGTCGTTAA
- a CDS encoding FGGY-family carbohydrate kinase, producing the protein MPATPVIAIFDVGKTNKKLFLFNEQYDIVWEKTTQFDETADDDGDPCEDVARLADWVRDSLQEAEKLNEFTIRAVNFSAYGASFVHLDTDGNVVGHLYNYLKPFPAALRRQFYATYGSESDLSVQTASPALDSLNSGLMLYRLKHDKPALFTRTTCSLHLPQYLSYLVTGQCFSDLTSIGCHTMLWDFVKNDYHDWVKAEGIDQRLAPIFPSDAVVSTHDTTLPYPVGIGLHDSSAALIPYLASFQDAPFILISTGTWSISMNPFNTSPISPEELQYDCLCYLHYKGHPVKASRLFAGYEHEQQTKRLAEYFNAPVDYYKTVAYNPGTIQSLRTNRPDSGTNFDQVKNPPMQESLFGYRDLAHFQTYEEAYHQLMLDIVAQQLISTDLVLENSPVKRLFVDGGFSKNPIYMALLATAFPQTDVYAASVAQATALGAALAIHQHWNKQPIPTEIIQLKLYTADSVASSSPLTNR; encoded by the coding sequence ATGCCTGCAACGCCTGTTATCGCCATTTTCGACGTTGGCAAGACGAATAAAAAACTGTTTTTGTTTAATGAGCAATACGACATTGTCTGGGAAAAGACGACGCAGTTTGACGAAACGGCCGACGATGACGGTGACCCCTGCGAAGACGTAGCGCGGTTGGCGGATTGGGTACGCGATTCGTTGCAGGAGGCTGAAAAACTCAATGAATTCACGATCAGAGCCGTCAACTTTTCCGCTTACGGAGCCAGTTTTGTCCATCTGGATACGGATGGTAACGTAGTGGGTCACCTGTACAATTACCTCAAGCCATTTCCAGCAGCGTTACGGCGGCAATTTTACGCAACCTATGGCAGCGAAAGCGACCTATCGGTGCAAACGGCCTCACCCGCGCTGGATAGCCTGAATTCGGGTCTGATGCTGTATCGGCTCAAGCACGATAAACCGGCGCTATTTACTCGCACCACGTGTTCGCTGCACTTACCGCAGTACCTGAGCTACCTCGTTACGGGGCAATGCTTCTCGGATCTGACCAGCATTGGCTGTCACACGATGCTATGGGATTTCGTAAAAAACGATTACCACGACTGGGTAAAAGCGGAAGGAATCGACCAACGTCTGGCTCCGATTTTCCCGTCGGATGCCGTGGTATCGACCCACGATACGACCTTGCCGTATCCGGTTGGCATTGGTCTGCACGATAGTTCGGCGGCTCTCATTCCGTACCTGGCTTCGTTTCAGGACGCACCCTTTATCTTGATCTCAACCGGTACCTGGTCGATCAGCATGAACCCGTTCAATACCAGCCCGATCTCACCCGAAGAATTGCAGTATGATTGTTTGTGCTACCTGCATTACAAAGGTCATCCCGTGAAAGCATCGCGCTTGTTTGCGGGTTACGAACACGAACAGCAGACTAAACGACTGGCGGAGTATTTCAACGCGCCCGTTGACTATTACAAAACGGTTGCCTACAATCCAGGCACCATCCAGTCGTTGCGCACCAACCGGCCCGATTCCGGCACCAATTTCGATCAGGTAAAAAACCCACCCATGCAGGAATCGCTGTTCGGCTACCGGGATCTAGCTCATTTTCAAACGTACGAAGAAGCGTATCATCAGCTGATGCTGGACATCGTGGCTCAGCAGTTGATTTCGACGGATCTGGTGCTTGAAAATTCACCCGTCAAGCGGTTATTTGTGGATGGCGGATTCAGCAAAAACCCGATTTACATGGCTTTGCTGGCAACGGCTTTTCCGCAAACGGACGTGTATGCCGCTTCGGTAGCGCAGGCGACCGCGTTAGGTGCCGCCCTGGCTATTCATCAGCACTGGAACAAGCAGCCTATTCCGACCGAAATCATCCAATTGAAACTGTACACCGCTGACTCCGTAGCTAGTTCGTCGCCATTGACCAACCGGTAA
- a CDS encoding TolC family protein: MKCRIVFVLCIFVFINPALRAQTITLAQAQEQAIQQNRRLKIARYKVDETSYKITEARSRLYPLIVANGMYTYNGVTQDLTLPRGSISVLPGATPIPLPQQDLTLFRAKHHLFLGNVLAYQPISLLGKIKDGIKVAQADVDLANTQVSQAELAIRQGVEKLYFGLLIAQKQQQQALATIALTQAKLYDLESALLAGKTDPVNKVGLQADLANQQQQLLQTNNQIEDYTADLNELMGQPTGTALTPTPLADSLPVLPPVETFLERAKSGNLEVRQADQTSQKASLGVQAARKDYIPTVGAVGGYLFQNVISDLPQSNYFLGLQVSYTIVDFGRRKASLNQRLSQQKQADENRQYTQEHITGEVEKAYRKARQAAALLPVAAQAAQYRRDEFKLKNDRLIAGLALKRDVLETQAALTKAEVDLYAAQLAYRLAVSDLHLLTGTLR, from the coding sequence ATGAAGTGTCGTATCGTATTCGTACTCTGTATTTTCGTATTCATCAACCCAGCGCTCCGGGCGCAGACGATCACGCTTGCCCAGGCGCAGGAACAAGCTATTCAGCAAAACCGACGCCTTAAAATTGCCCGCTACAAGGTGGACGAAACAAGCTATAAAATTACGGAAGCGCGCAGTCGGCTTTACCCGTTGATCGTCGCCAACGGCATGTACACCTACAACGGTGTCACGCAGGATCTGACCTTGCCGCGCGGTTCTATCAGCGTGTTACCCGGTGCAACGCCCATCCCGTTACCGCAGCAGGACCTGACCTTGTTCAGGGCAAAACATCATCTATTTCTCGGCAATGTGCTGGCGTATCAACCCATCAGCCTGCTCGGAAAAATTAAGGACGGCATTAAAGTAGCCCAGGCCGACGTTGATTTAGCCAACACGCAGGTTAGCCAGGCGGAGCTGGCGATTCGGCAAGGGGTAGAAAAACTGTATTTCGGTCTGTTGATTGCTCAGAAGCAGCAGCAACAGGCTTTAGCCACCATTGCATTGACGCAGGCGAAGCTATACGATCTGGAAAGTGCCCTGCTGGCTGGTAAAACCGACCCGGTCAACAAAGTAGGATTACAAGCCGATCTGGCGAACCAGCAGCAGCAGCTTCTGCAAACCAACAACCAGATCGAAGACTATACCGCCGATCTGAACGAACTGATGGGGCAACCCACTGGAACGGCCTTGACCCCAACACCACTAGCCGATTCGCTGCCGGTTCTTCCCCCGGTCGAAACGTTTTTAGAGCGGGCCAAAAGCGGTAATCTAGAGGTTCGTCAGGCCGACCAGACCAGCCAGAAAGCGTCGCTTGGCGTACAGGCCGCCCGGAAGGATTACATTCCAACCGTCGGGGCCGTTGGTGGTTATTTGTTCCAGAATGTTATTTCCGACCTTCCGCAGAGTAATTACTTTCTGGGCTTGCAGGTAAGCTATACTATCGTTGATTTCGGTCGGCGCAAAGCGTCGCTTAACCAGCGACTTTCGCAGCAGAAGCAGGCCGACGAAAACCGGCAGTACACCCAGGAACACATTACCGGCGAAGTCGAGAAAGCGTACCGAAAAGCCCGACAGGCGGCAGCGCTGCTACCCGTTGCGGCTCAGGCGGCTCAATACCGGCGCGATGAATTCAAGCTAAAGAATGATCGATTGATTGCTGGTCTAGCGCTCAAGCGTGATGTGCTGGAAACACAGGCCGCCCTCACCAAAGCCGAAGTTGATTTGTACGCAGCACAACTAGCCTATCGCCTGGCTGTCTCCGATTTGCACCTGTTAACAGGCACACTCCGCTAA
- a CDS encoding alpha/beta hydrolase, protein MTFFRFFALAPVTLFVLLTVLILANEYTFARASRRTKDIAYVNADYPDYDAERHQLDVYAPTDKVVLGRPVVVFIHGGNWNSGRKSLYAFIGRRLAKQGVVAVVINYRLSPDVEVPEQADDCARAVRWAAQHISEYGGDPGRIFVMGHSAGGGLAALLATDDAYFTKLGLDRNPIKGAILDDPAGLDMYDYLQKMEYPDDEKYLIPFGKDPAVWRAVSALYHVDARTPPMLLFVGERTYPSIARSARKFSQRLKEVGVKYEFTELPRKKHIAMVTQLFWKKNIIYQDLLRFVAATQR, encoded by the coding sequence ATGACTTTCTTTCGCTTTTTCGCGCTTGCGCCCGTTACCCTGTTTGTACTATTGACCGTTTTAATTTTGGCGAATGAATACACGTTTGCCCGCGCCAGTCGGCGAACCAAGGATATTGCGTACGTGAACGCTGATTATCCCGACTATGATGCCGAGCGGCATCAGCTTGATGTGTATGCGCCTACCGATAAAGTGGTTTTGGGTCGCCCGGTTGTGGTGTTTATTCACGGCGGAAACTGGAATAGTGGCCGCAAGAGCCTGTACGCATTTATCGGGCGACGATTGGCTAAGCAAGGTGTGGTGGCTGTCGTGATCAACTACCGGCTTTCCCCTGATGTAGAAGTACCGGAGCAAGCGGACGACTGTGCCAGGGCGGTTCGCTGGGCAGCGCAGCACATCTCCGAATACGGTGGTGATCCGGGTCGGATTTTTGTGATGGGACATTCGGCGGGGGGCGGACTGGCGGCCCTGCTCGCTACCGACGATGCGTATTTTACGAAACTGGGTTTGGATCGCAATCCCATCAAAGGGGCAATCCTCGATGATCCGGCGGGACTCGATATGTATGATTACCTGCAAAAAATGGAATACCCTGACGACGAAAAATACCTCATTCCGTTCGGAAAAGACCCGGCGGTCTGGCGGGCGGTATCGGCTCTGTACCATGTCGATGCCCGTACACCGCCCATGCTGCTATTTGTAGGGGAGCGTACGTATCCAAGTATTGCTCGGAGCGCCCGCAAGTTCAGTCAGCGGCTCAAGGAAGTGGGTGTAAAGTATGAGTTCACGGAGTTGCCCCGCAAAAAACACATCGCGATGGTCACGCAGTTGTTCTGGAAGAAGAACATCATCTATCAGGATTTGCTTCGGTTTGTGGCCGCCACCCAACGGTAG
- a CDS encoding TIM barrel protein yields MQLESYQIADHNNSLQESHQRKLAYWTEELANAEAIIAKLIDFQIAIPSWALGTGGTRFGRFAGGGEPRSLEEKLEDIGLLHALNQSSGAISLHIPWDIPTDPEAIKQLAAQHGIRFDAMNSNTFQDQPDQPLSYKFGSLQHVDPAVRQQAIDHNIEVIRHGIALGSDSLTVWLSDGSCFPGQLNFRKAFDRTLGSLQAIYEALPDDWKLLVEYKAYEPNFYSTTIGDWGSSLLYATKLGPKAYTLVDLGHHLPNANIEQIVAILLNEKKLGGFHFNDSKYGDDDLTAGSIKPYQLFLIFNELVDGLDARGLDHATSLGWMIDASHNVKDPLEDLLQSVEAIQLAYAQALLVDRVALEEAREANDVVRAQEILQEAFRTDIRPLVAEARRRAGGALQPLALFRQLAVRQKLIGERGAKTIATGL; encoded by the coding sequence ATGCAACTCGAATCGTATCAAATTGCCGACCATAACAACAGCCTTCAGGAAAGTCACCAGCGTAAACTGGCGTACTGGACCGAAGAACTGGCGAACGCGGAAGCGATCATTGCAAAACTTATTGATTTTCAGATCGCTATTCCGAGCTGGGCGCTGGGAACGGGTGGCACTCGCTTCGGGCGGTTCGCCGGGGGCGGTGAGCCGCGTTCCCTGGAAGAAAAGCTCGAAGACATCGGTTTGCTGCACGCCCTGAACCAGTCGAGCGGAGCCATTTCGCTGCACATTCCCTGGGATATTCCGACGGACCCCGAAGCAATCAAACAACTAGCCGCTCAGCATGGTATCCGGTTCGATGCCATGAACTCGAACACGTTTCAGGATCAGCCGGACCAGCCGCTCAGCTATAAGTTCGGGTCGTTGCAGCACGTCGATCCGGCGGTTCGGCAGCAGGCTATCGACCACAACATCGAGGTAATTCGGCACGGTATTGCGCTTGGCTCCGATTCGCTGACGGTCTGGCTGTCGGATGGGTCCTGTTTTCCGGGTCAGCTCAATTTCCGCAAGGCGTTTGACCGGACATTAGGCAGCCTTCAGGCGATCTACGAAGCCCTGCCCGACGACTGGAAACTGCTCGTTGAATACAAAGCCTACGAACCGAATTTTTATTCGACTACGATTGGCGACTGGGGTTCGTCGTTGCTGTACGCCACCAAGCTCGGTCCCAAAGCCTACACGCTGGTCGATCTGGGTCACCACCTGCCCAATGCCAACATCGAGCAAATCGTTGCTATTCTGCTGAACGAGAAAAAACTCGGCGGTTTTCATTTTAACGACTCCAAATACGGGGACGACGATTTAACGGCGGGCAGCATCAAACCCTACCAGCTGTTTCTGATCTTCAACGAACTCGTTGACGGATTGGACGCGCGCGGTCTGGATCACGCAACGAGTCTGGGCTGGATGATCGACGCTTCGCACAACGTGAAAGACCCGCTGGAAGATTTGCTCCAATCCGTTGAAGCGATCCAACTGGCCTACGCGCAGGCGCTGCTGGTCGATCGGGTGGCCCTGGAAGAAGCACGGGAAGCCAACGATGTCGTTCGGGCGCAGGAGATCTTGCAGGAAGCGTTCCGTACCGACATTCGACCGCTGGTAGCCGAAGCCCGTCGGCGGGCGGGCGGTGCGCTCCAACCGCTGGCTTTATTTCGCCAGTTAGCCGTCCGCCAGAAGCTTATCGGCGAACGCGGTGCCAAGACCATCGCCACCGGTTTATAA